In a single window of the Eriocheir sinensis breed Jianghai 21 chromosome 61, ASM2467909v1, whole genome shotgun sequence genome:
- the LOC126986078 gene encoding uncharacterized protein LOC126986078, whose amino-acid sequence MAPMIRQDTLDFLDDILGVNFDEITRLATSDENFLDNDLLVGAGPQPSVVVQPASPEVTPTIETPIMAHGEDFLFDSSKLSGDNGLDTSSQPPEFILNPYTQPASPEFLVLENAIPDPFSQQPLSPAAVPQQALSPEPFSSQYLDPSQLSTSPEFLTASPASSYMLSPSPESLTASPASSYMLSPSSVCQEEETDSAPQAIVDAPKKRGRKRKYPEGMAPSRRRPKTPKVYEMGPLDDDEKEKKRKNAVNAKKHREAQKAEKLQLSLELEQAKAERDQLVKVVNQFKQREEQLLQVLKVYGIKTNILHANLEGL is encoded by the coding sequence ATGGCCCCCATGATCAGACAAGACACCCTGGACTTCCTGGACGACATACTTGGGGTCAACTTCGACGAGATCACGAGGCTGGCTACTAGTGACGAGAATTTCCTTGACAACGACCTCCTTGTGGGCGCTGGACCCCAGCCTTCAGTGGTGGTGCAGCCCGCCAGCCCGGAGGTCACCCCCACCATTGAGACCCCGATTATGGCCCACGGCGAGGATTTCCTCTTTGATAGCTCCAAGCTCAGTGGGGACAACGGCCTGGACACGAGTTCGCAGCCCCCGGAGTTTATTCTCAATCCTTACACCCAGCCTGCCTCTCCCGAGTTCCTCGTTCTGGAGAACGCCATCCCAGATCCCTTCTCACAGCAGCCCCTCAGCCCAGCGGCCGTCCCCCAGCAGGCTCTCAGCCCAGAGCCCTTCAGTTCCCAGTACCTGGATCCATCCCAGCTGTCCACCAGCCCTGAGTTCCTAACTGCCTCTCCTGCCAGTTCTTACATGCTGTCCCCCAGCCCCGAGTCCCTGACTGCCTCCCCCGCTAGTTCCTACATGCTGTCCCCATCATCCGTGTgtcaggaagaggagacggaCTCTGCCCCCCAGGCCATCGTCGACGCCCCCAAGAAGCGCGGGCGTAAGCGCAAGTATCCCGAGGGCATGGCCCCCAGCCGCAGGCGTCCCAAGACACCCAAGGTGTACGAGATGGGGCCGCTGGATGacgacgagaaagagaagaaacgaaagaacgcTGTGAATGCCAAGAAGCACCGCGAAGCGCAGAAGGCAGAGAAGCTGCAGCTGTCTCTGGAGCTGGAGCAGGCCAAGGCCGAGCGTGACCAGCTGGTGAAGGTGGTGAATCAGTTCAAGCAGCGGGAAGAACAGTTGCTGCAGGTTCTCAAAGTGTATGGCATAAAGACCAACATCCTGCACGCCAACTTAGAGGGCCTGTGA